CACCGCCCCTCCCTGAGAACACCTCCAGGTACTCCACATGGACGCTGCTATGGACCATGAGGATCTCATGGATACCCGCCATCCTCGGCTCCATGAACTTCAGCTGAAGCCCCGAGGACTTCAGGGCATCAATGATTGCACGTGTCCTCCCCTTGTTTTCAACATGGCCCTCATTGTTGTGGAGGTCATAGGTGCTGGAGTGTATAATGGCCATGGTTGAATTTTTGGTGCAGGGGAATAAATAATTAATCGCCTATCATCTTGGTGGAGGTCATGTCCTCCTTCACTATGTTGAGGACAGTCTGGGTGTAGGTCCTCTGAACGTCACCCTCACTCAGCAGACCCTTGATGAAGCCATCCAGCTCCCCTGTATCCTTGAATTTTCCTATGAGTATGGCATCGAATTCTCCTGTGACGTCGTAGACTGCAAGGACGTTTTTGTGGTAGGCTGTCCGTGTCTCCCAGTTCCTCAGAACTCCACCTTTGACCTTAACACCTATTATGGCTGTGAGTTTATATCCAAGTTTGGAGTGGTCTATCACCGGCACGAATTTCTTTATAACACCCTTCTTGACCAGCTTCTCAACACGGTTGTGCACAGTACCCACCGAGACATCAAGTATCCTTGAGATGTTCCTGTAGGACATGCGCCCGTCCTCATTTAGGAGGTCTATTATTTTCCTGTCAATATCATCGATTTTGACTAGATCATCATCCATTGGAATCACCACTAAACAATGTATACCTATGGAAGTTATATTATAAACTTTTTTAAATTATGGTGTTTTAGAAGAAGTTATTAACTTTTATAGATAGTAGGTATTCCCTTATAAATGTTTAGCTGAAACAGAAAAAAGTAAAAAAAGGGTTAATCTATTCGTAGGCGTACCTGAGTGCAAGTGCCCTGTTCCAGAAGAGCTGGATGTAGGGGTATATTATAAGCACTGCTATAAGGGTACCGATGATGGGTATTGAATTGAGGAGACCACCAATGAATGCAATAACAGCTGCGATGAGACCGACAACAATGTACCAGATAATGTAGTCGATCCATCCGATCTGGGAGATCACATCCAGTATTTCACCGAACCTGAATGCTGCTCCAAGTTCACTGTCATTGTAGGCCATGTGTGCTATTGCGATGGTCTCTATGAGACCAAGGATTATTGCAAGTATCACACCGATTATCACAGTACCCCCAAGTAGACCTGTGAAGGCTGTGGGGTTTGTGATAACCCCTGTATCTGGTGAAACCATTGCCAGAGATCCGAAAGTACCTGCAAATATTATTATCAGTGGAACTATCATGTATGCTATCTGGACAACGAAGACCTTTAATCCATCAACGAACATTTCACCCCATTCATCAAATTCTGGAAGCTCATCAAAACCCGCTATTGAGGCCTTGAGGGCTCTGAAGCCGTATCCCATGACCAGGAAGATGGGTATTATGACAACACTGGCTATCATAAGGACACCGAGTATTATGACCTTCTTCCAGTCACTGGAGGGATACCTTATGGCGTCGTTTACAATTTCACCTATATCCAATTTTCACACCTCCGCGGATTTCCGCAGCTAAAATTATATAAATGATTATATATAAAACTGCCTAATCTGTTTAGAGGAAGATATAAATCGCTGCACAGTTAATAATACAAAAGAGCGGGTGAATGGATGAAGAAGGGGATACTAATCGTTGCTTTGCTGGTGATCGTCGGGGGTTACTTTTACTTTACATCCACTTCAGGGGATTTTGAACCACTGGGAAGGCTGGGATTCGTTAAAATCGCAAACCCCGACATGTACCCTGGCCACATACACTCAAAGTTACTTGCAGATTATGCCCGGGAAAGGGGATCAAAGTGCATCCTTGTGGTCCACTATGGGGGAAGCTCCAATTACCGCTGCTACATGGAGGGGGATGTCTACATCCTTGAACTTGCATACGTAGAGAAAAAGCAGTACAATCCCGGCATAGACTGGAATGAGGTCTGGCAGGAGGGCATATATGGCGTTCCCGACGACAAGTGGACCTACCGTTCAGATGGTAAGGAATTTGATACCCTGGATGAGGCACTGGCTTATATAAAGGAGAGGGCCGCGGAGCACGGACAGGTGGGCCCCATACCAATGGTGTATCATGGGACAGTGAGGGAGGGGGACATTTTCATAAACCAGGGATGCGGTTTCCCGCTATATTACAAGATTTCAAGGGAAGAGTACGGGCCAATCGCAGCGTACTACTATGTTATAAGGGGAATAATCTTCCCCTACCTCAACAACCCCTACCGGAACTTTGAAATCAGGAATGCAAGGGCCCTCCAGTACTACTACACCCACAACATGCTGAACTATGAATGAGAACAATCGTACAGGCTACGAACGGGAACCGTGGAGGTCCATTATGACCTCCTCAATCTCCCTGATCCCCGCATCTGTTTTTATCCCTGTTGGCCTTATATGGGTCCTTGAAACCCTGAAGCCTGCCTCCTCAAGACACCCCATAACATCCATAAGCGGGGGGGCGCTCACACCCAGCTTGCTGCAGACCTCATGGACATCATAGAATCCCGGAGGCATTCCCACCTCACCCATACAGTTCTTGAGCAGTTTCAGGACATCCTCTGATTTATTGAGGGTTTTATTTTTAGCTTCAGCCATCATGGATCCTATAAATTTTTCATCATGCAGTTCCCCTACCCATAGGGGTCCGGCAGCATCCATTTTACCCCCGCAGATAGGGCACCTTCTGTTTTCAGGTACACCCCTCACATGTTGATGGTGAAGGCAGCTGAAGCAGTGGAGCATGTAGCCAATGTTTTTGAGGGTTTCATCGGCCCTCCTGGCACCCCTCCTCACATGGGCATAGATCCTCATGTAGTGCTGGCTGCTGTGTGATAGAATGAATGACGCGCCCTTACTGTACCTGGCAAGGTTCATTGCAGTGAAACCTGCAAGTATCCTCAGCCCGGTCTCATGACAGTACTCTGTTTTGAGGGGCCTTGATGAGTACTTCCTGAGGCAGGGTTTTATATAGGTTCCGCAGAGACCCGAGGTGTCTGTGGCGGTAACAGCAAGGAGGGATCTGTTTCTGGCGGATGCCGCCGCAGAGTCCATGAATGGTGCCGGGGTCCCGAAGGGGTCCACGTCAATAACATCAAAGCGGCCAGGGTTCCCTCTGAGGAAGATAGCGGCGTCCTCCCTGCTGACCAGGGGGGATACAGAATTCAGATCTGAGTTATGCTCTATGCATTCAACTGCAAGGGGGTTTATATCATTTGCAGCGGCCTCAGAGACACCATCAACCTCCACCAGGTACCTTATGGCCCTTATGCCGCTCCCTGAGAATGTATCCGCTACGCTTATCTCCCTATCAAGTACCCTCTGAAAGGCCTGAACCGCAAGCACAGACACATCCCTGTTGAACTCCATCACAGGGTTATAGAAGACAGGGGCCCTGGATGATACCTTACTGAAATCCGGAACCTCAATTGTGACTGAACCCTCATTTATGGTTATCATAGTAACACTTCCTTACGAAACACGATAATAATCCACAGTTATAGTTCGGGACTTACATCCAATAAATGAAATTCGATTAACATGCACATTGTATATTGGGATCACGTCCACTAAATGAATGCAGTCACATACAGGACTGGCATCCAACCTCGAGACTCACATCAATCTCAGTCACATATGGGATCAGCATCCAACCTCAAACATCAATATATTTATTAGTGCCGGATGATTTACTGATTACTGTGATACTCAGACAGGATTTGGTAAGAGGGCCGGTGACTCAATGAGGAATTTCCTGGACAATGTCTACACGGGAAGAAATGAGCCATGGCGTTATATACTGACGGTGCTCCTCAGCTTCGTGGTGTCCAATGTGGGCGCCGGTTTTCTCATGGGGTTATTCCTGGTGGCCATACTCATAATCACAGGGAGAATGGATGCAATTGAGGGCATCCCGGGCTTCAGCTGGCCAGCTTTACTCATCATGGTGGCAGTGGCCTTTTCTGCCTCAATGTTCTTTCTCTATGTTGGATTGAAGTTCATCCACAAACGCGATTTCATATCAGCCCTGAACTCCAGGGGCCGTGTTGACTGGAGGCGGGTACTCAGGGGAGGGGTGGCATGGTTTCTTATTGTCGGGATCCTTGACCTGATCTCGATTATCCTGGATCCTTCTTCGGTCAGATTTAAATTCACACCGGAATTCTGGTGGCTTCTAATCCTTTCATTAGCTGCATTTCCTGTGCAGGCTTCCTTTGAGGAGATATTCTTCAGGGGATACCTCATGCAGGGGATGTGGATGATCATTAAGAGGCCCATCCCACTGATGATCCTGAATTCAATGGTATTCTCGATCCTGCACTGGTGGAATGGCACGACCCTTACAATGAGCCTCTCAATAACAGCCAGCACATTCATCATTGGACTGGTACTTGCACTCATAACACTCACAGATGATGGTGTGGAACTCGCCATGGGGGTGCATATTGCAAACAACCTCTATGTCAGTGTTATACACAGCTCCCCGGAGGCCGGTCTTGGAAACCTTCCATCCCTGATGGTAAGCCCCTCGGATCCCTACACCTCCCCAGTGGCACTGATCCTCGCATCGGCTCTTCTCGTGGCCATACTATTCAGGGGACGTTATGGGGATGTGCTGGGTGTTCTGAGGTACCGTGGATGAGGATGAATAACCCATTGAATCGGATTAAATGGGGTATCACATGTCTGATTGCAATGGTTAGGGTATCACTTTTTAAGTTCCAGTGAGAAACTAATAACTCAGTAACTCTTACTCAGGTGTTCACATGATACCGGTTGCTACTCCCATAATCGATGAAGAGGAAATAGAGGAAGTCGTGAAGGTACTTAAATCGGGATTCATTGCCCAGGGACCACGGGTGGCGGAATTCGAGGAGAAGTTTGCATCCTATGTGGGTACTGAATACGCTGTTGCAACAAGTTCAGGGACAACAGCCCTCCACCTCGCCCTCCTGGCTGCAGGGATTGGAAAGGGGGATCAGGTTATAACAACACCATTCAGCTTCGCTGCAACGGCAAACGCAGCCCTATACGTTGGTGCTGAACCAGTATTTGCAGATATAGATCCCGAAACCTACAACATAGATCCTGAGGGGATCGAGGAGCTCATAACACCCAGCACAAGGGCAATAATACCCGTACACCTCTACGGGCAGCCCGCTGACATGGACCCCATCCTGGAGCTGGCTGCTGACCATGACCTCCTGGTGATTGAGGATGCTGCCCAGGCCCATGGTGCAGAGTATCATGGAAAGATGGTGGGTTCCCTGGGGGATGCCGCATGCTTCAGCTTCTACCCAACAAAGAACATCACAACAGGCGAGGGCGGGATGATAACAACTGATAATGAGGAAATTGCAGAGATGGCACGGATTCTAAGGGCCCACGGGGAGACAGAGCGCTACAACCACACCTACCTTGGCTACAACTTCAGGATGACCGATATTGCCGCGGCCATTGGCATAGCCCAGCTCGGAAAACTTGAAGACTTCAACAGAAGAAGAATAGAAAATGCAGGGTACCTCACAGATAACCTAAGGGACATGGAGGAGGTGTCAACGCCCCACGTTGCAGCTGGGGTTAAACACGTCTTCCACCAGTACACCCTGAGGGTTCCGGGTTCAAGGGACAGACTAATGGAATTCCTAAATGAGAGGGGTATAGGTACCGGAATCCACTACCCGAAACCCATCTACAGGCAGGAACTCTACAGGAGGATGAGTTTCAATGCCAGCTGCCCGGTCAGTGAAAAGGCTGCAGAGGAGGTCCTATCGCTACCTGTACACCCTGCCCTTACTGACGAGGACCTTGAAAGGATTGTGAATTCTGTCAGGGATTTCTTCGGGCAGAACTAACATTATTTATCTCAGGTTCAGTGTGGTGCTGACTAGCATAATTCTATTTTTCATGTTACGCCGAGATGTACATTTAAAAATTAAACTACTGATTTAAGGGAGTTTCAGCGACCTCAGCGTTATTAAGGAACATTTACTGGAGCTTTTTCTTTACAGATTCAACCTTGTCACTGAGGCCCCTGTCGGTGTCCCTTCTATCATCGATTTTGATGGTTGTGTAGACTCTCTCTGAGCCTGCCTCCAGGACTGCCTCATGGGCCGCCTTAACAGCCTCAAGGAGTTCGTCCAGGTCACCGGCCTCAACAAGAGTCCCCATACCTGAGATCTCATACCTCACGTTCATCCTCTCGAGGGCACTGACTGCAGCGGCCACGTAACCGCTGA
This sequence is a window from Methanothermobacter sp.. Protein-coding genes within it:
- a CDS encoding DegT/DnrJ/EryC1/StrS family aminotransferase; translation: MIPVATPIIDEEEIEEVVKVLKSGFIAQGPRVAEFEEKFASYVGTEYAVATSSGTTALHLALLAAGIGKGDQVITTPFSFAATANAALYVGAEPVFADIDPETYNIDPEGIEELITPSTRAIIPVHLYGQPADMDPILELAADHDLLVIEDAAQAHGAEYHGKMVGSLGDAACFSFYPTKNITTGEGGMITTDNEEIAEMARILRAHGETERYNHTYLGYNFRMTDIAAAIGIAQLGKLEDFNRRRIENAGYLTDNLRDMEEVSTPHVAAGVKHVFHQYTLRVPGSRDRLMEFLNERGIGTGIHYPKPIYRQELYRRMSFNASCPVSEKAAEEVLSLPVHPALTDEDLERIVNSVRDFFGQN
- a CDS encoding Lrp/AsnC family transcriptional regulator, with the translated sequence MIPMDDDLVKIDDIDRKIIDLLNEDGRMSYRNISRILDVSVGTVHNRVEKLVKKGVIKKFVPVIDHSKLGYKLTAIIGVKVKGGVLRNWETRTAYHKNVLAVYDVTGEFDAILIGKFKDTGELDGFIKGLLSEGDVQRTYTQTVLNIVKEDMTSTKMIGD
- a CDS encoding type II CAAX endopeptidase family protein, with amino-acid sequence MRNFLDNVYTGRNEPWRYILTVLLSFVVSNVGAGFLMGLFLVAILIITGRMDAIEGIPGFSWPALLIMVAVAFSASMFFLYVGLKFIHKRDFISALNSRGRVDWRRVLRGGVAWFLIVGILDLISIILDPSSVRFKFTPEFWWLLILSLAAFPVQASFEEIFFRGYLMQGMWMIIKRPIPLMILNSMVFSILHWWNGTTLTMSLSITASTFIIGLVLALITLTDDGVELAMGVHIANNLYVSVIHSSPEAGLGNLPSLMVSPSDPYTSPVALILASALLVAILFRGRYGDVLGVLRYRG
- a CDS encoding MTH1187 family thiamine-binding protein, which produces MITAELTIIPLGTGSTSLSGYVAAAVSALERMNVRYEISGMGTLVEAGDLDELLEAVKAAHEAVLEAGSERVYTTIKIDDRRDTDRGLSDKVESVKKKLQ
- a CDS encoding tRNA (guanine(10)-N(2))-dimethyltransferase; its protein translation is MITINEGSVTIEVPDFSKVSSRAPVFYNPVMEFNRDVSVLAVQAFQRVLDREISVADTFSGSGIRAIRYLVEVDGVSEAAANDINPLAVECIEHNSDLNSVSPLVSREDAAIFLRGNPGRFDVIDVDPFGTPAPFMDSAAASARNRSLLAVTATDTSGLCGTYIKPCLRKYSSRPLKTEYCHETGLRILAGFTAMNLARYSKGASFILSHSSQHYMRIYAHVRRGARRADETLKNIGYMLHCFSCLHHQHVRGVPENRRCPICGGKMDAAGPLWVGELHDEKFIGSMMAEAKNKTLNKSEDVLKLLKNCMGEVGMPPGFYDVHEVCSKLGVSAPPLMDVMGCLEEAGFRVSRTHIRPTGIKTDAGIREIEEVIMDLHGSRS
- a CDS encoding DUF4013 domain-containing protein, coding for MDIGEIVNDAIRYPSSDWKKVIILGVLMIASVVIIPIFLVMGYGFRALKASIAGFDELPEFDEWGEMFVDGLKVFVVQIAYMIVPLIIIFAGTFGSLAMVSPDTGVITNPTAFTGLLGGTVIIGVILAIILGLIETIAIAHMAYNDSELGAAFRFGEILDVISQIGWIDYIIWYIVVGLIAAVIAFIGGLLNSIPIIGTLIAVLIIYPYIQLFWNRALALRYAYE